A region of Sphingobium baderi DNA encodes the following proteins:
- a CDS encoding ABC transporter ATP-binding protein — protein MSALLSLRDIWVEYGDKIVLEKVDLDIAAGSFVSIVGPSGAGKSSLLRVILGQEAPTRGTILLDGTPLAPECGPDRGVVFQRYSVFPHLSALRNTVFGLECAQARFSARLFGKARRAALDEAAAMLAAVGLGDSLHLYPAQLSGGMQQRLAIAQALIKRPRILLLDEPFGALDPGIRSDMHALITQLWRDYSLTIIMVTHDIREAFTLGTRVLALDKRRHDPHAPHRFGATAVYDLHLKDRNDRAADEDKSITIDSIGNNEEDAA, from the coding sequence TTGAGCGCGCTCCTCAGCCTTCGCGACATCTGGGTCGAATATGGCGACAAGATCGTCCTCGAAAAGGTGGACCTGGATATCGCCGCCGGTTCGTTCGTCTCGATCGTCGGGCCTTCGGGGGCGGGCAAGAGCAGCCTGTTGCGCGTCATCCTCGGCCAGGAAGCGCCGACCCGTGGAACCATCCTTCTCGACGGGACGCCTCTTGCGCCGGAATGCGGGCCGGATCGCGGCGTCGTGTTCCAACGCTATTCGGTGTTTCCTCATTTGTCGGCGCTCCGAAACACGGTTTTCGGACTGGAGTGCGCGCAGGCTCGCTTTTCGGCACGTCTGTTCGGCAAGGCGCGCCGTGCGGCCCTGGACGAAGCGGCCGCGATGTTGGCGGCCGTGGGCCTGGGCGACAGCCTCCACCTTTATCCCGCGCAGCTATCCGGCGGTATGCAGCAGAGACTGGCGATTGCCCAGGCGCTCATCAAGCGACCCCGCATCCTTCTTCTAGACGAGCCGTTCGGCGCGCTGGACCCCGGCATCCGATCGGACATGCACGCGCTCATCACGCAGCTTTGGCGCGATTATTCCCTGACCATCATCATGGTGACGCACGACATCCGGGAAGCCTTTACGCTCGGCACGCGCGTCCTGGCGCTCGACAAGCGCCGTCACGATCCCCACGCCCCGCATCGGTTTGGCGCCACGGCGGTCTACGATCTTCACCTGAAGGACCGGAACGATCGCGCCGCGGACGAGGATAAAAGTATTACTATTGACAGTATTGGTAATAATGAAGAGGATGCGGCATGA
- a CDS encoding ABC transporter permease, producing MRWVNRQMRRSDRLLLGLVPILLLLLFYVVMAAQRHAANPADKILPLPSGMAEGMSALLFEADPLSGQFLFWADTLASLQRLGIGLGIATLLTLIVGLVLGTLPPVRATFGPLVTGIAVIPPIALLPILFIALGLGETAKIALIVLGIAPVMVRDIAAHVAALPREQIIKAQTLGAGSWQIMIRVALPQAMPRLFHAMRLALGPAWVFLISAEAIASDVGLGYRIFLVRRYLSMDIIIPYVAWITLLAILMDVALTFLSRRSFPWAHGESH from the coding sequence ATGCGTTGGGTAAACCGTCAAATGCGGCGAAGCGACCGCCTGCTTCTCGGACTGGTGCCGATCCTGCTGCTGCTGCTCTTCTATGTGGTCATGGCCGCGCAGCGCCATGCCGCCAATCCGGCGGACAAGATATTGCCTTTGCCCAGCGGCATGGCGGAAGGCATGTCCGCGCTCCTCTTCGAAGCCGATCCCTTGTCTGGCCAGTTCCTGTTCTGGGCCGATACGCTGGCGAGCCTCCAGAGGCTGGGCATCGGCCTTGGCATCGCGACGCTGCTTACCCTTATAGTCGGGCTGGTGCTCGGCACGCTGCCGCCGGTGCGCGCGACCTTCGGCCCGTTGGTGACGGGCATAGCCGTCATTCCGCCCATTGCCCTGCTCCCAATCCTGTTTATCGCCCTGGGATTGGGGGAAACGGCGAAAATCGCCCTGATCGTGTTGGGAATCGCACCCGTCATGGTCCGTGACATAGCGGCCCATGTCGCCGCCCTGCCGAGAGAACAGATCATAAAGGCCCAGACATTGGGCGCGGGCAGTTGGCAGATCATGATCCGGGTGGCTCTGCCGCAAGCGATGCCGCGTCTCTTCCATGCAATGCGCCTGGCCCTCGGTCCGGCCTGGGTGTTCCTCATATCGGCGGAGGCGATCGCATCCGACGTGGGGCTGGGCTACCGGATTTTCCTCGTTCGTCGCTACCTCTCCATGGACATCATCATCCCTTATGTCGCCTGGATCACTCTGCTGGCGATCCTGATGGACGTGGCGCTTACTTTCCTGAGCCGCCGCTCCTTCCCCTGGGCACATGGAGAAAGCCATTGA
- a CDS encoding putative urea ABC transporter substrate-binding protein, whose protein sequence is MVGSISRASKIALIAGAFLAASCSQQQNGPAEQRHEFNIGWSIYAGWMPWPYAQQAGIVKKWADKYGIKINIVQVNDYIESVNQYTAGKFDGVTAANMDALTIPAAGGKDTSAIIVGDYSNGNDGVLLKGADKISAIKGRQVYLVELSVSHYLLARALASSGLALKDVKTVNTSDADIVGAFASPDVTAAVAWNPQLSVMRGQAGAKQVFSSADIPGEILDLLVVDTATLKANPNLGKALAGIWYETVALMKRQDAKGKEARAAMAKLAGAKPEMFENQLSTTYLYSDPKAAVAATSSPALVTTMTRVRDFSFSKGLFKGASSADAVGMAFPGGKTLGDPGRVTLRFDDSYMKLAADGKL, encoded by the coding sequence ATGGTCGGATCGATAAGCAGGGCAAGCAAGATCGCATTGATAGCCGGAGCGTTCCTGGCCGCGTCCTGCTCCCAGCAGCAAAATGGCCCAGCGGAGCAACGGCACGAATTCAATATCGGATGGTCGATCTACGCGGGCTGGATGCCCTGGCCTTATGCCCAGCAGGCTGGGATCGTGAAGAAATGGGCCGACAAATATGGCATAAAGATCAATATCGTTCAGGTGAATGATTATATTGAGTCCGTTAATCAATATACGGCCGGTAAATTCGACGGCGTGACCGCCGCGAACATGGATGCGCTCACTATTCCTGCCGCTGGCGGCAAGGATACGAGCGCCATTATCGTTGGCGACTATTCGAACGGCAACGATGGCGTCCTGTTGAAAGGCGCGGACAAGATCAGCGCCATCAAGGGGCGGCAGGTCTACCTCGTCGAGCTTTCCGTATCCCATTATCTGCTTGCGCGCGCGCTCGCTTCGAGTGGTCTGGCGCTCAAGGACGTCAAGACCGTGAACACGTCCGACGCTGACATTGTCGGCGCATTCGCAAGCCCCGACGTCACCGCGGCCGTCGCCTGGAACCCGCAGCTTTCCGTCATGAGGGGGCAGGCCGGGGCAAAACAGGTCTTCAGTTCCGCCGACATACCGGGCGAAATCCTCGATCTTCTGGTTGTCGACACTGCCACGCTCAAGGCCAATCCCAATCTGGGCAAAGCGCTTGCCGGTATCTGGTATGAGACGGTGGCTCTCATGAAGCGTCAGGACGCTAAGGGCAAGGAGGCGCGAGCGGCGATGGCGAAGCTGGCGGGGGCGAAGCCGGAGATGTTCGAAAATCAGCTATCGACCACCTATCTCTATTCCGATCCGAAAGCCGCCGTGGCGGCGACCTCTTCCCCGGCGCTCGTCACGACCATGACGCGTGTGCGCGATTTCAGCTTTTCCAAGGGGCTGTTCAAGGGCGCATCGTCCGCCGATGCGGTGGGCATGGCTTTCCCCGGCGGCAAGACCCTGGGCGATCCCGGACGTGTGACGCTGCGCTTCGACGACAGCTATATGAAGCTCGCCGCCGATGGGAAACTTTGA
- a CDS encoding ABC transporter substrate-binding protein encodes MSRCSGYIAILISCFLTSTVASQGTNEHHYKPQRIVSLNLCADQYLMAIADPAQIAALTHLSRDRAMSAGAAAADRLPVMRGSAEEVLTLNPDLLVASPSRRMETRAALKGRYPLLELPSAKSYADIVRQVREIATAVGHGDRGEALIRNMDASLARLPPKRPRGVAAYYQRRGYLTGAGTLVDDLMARMGLVNLATRLGKPALSRMSLEEMIAARPDYIIIEDASDRVTDLGTEMLHHPALNGIKRLHLPQAWTVCGGPAYVMAAQSLARQLDRH; translated from the coding sequence ATGTCAAGATGCTCGGGCTATATTGCGATTCTCATCTCATGCTTTCTGACAAGCACGGTAGCATCGCAGGGCACCAACGAGCATCACTACAAACCTCAGCGCATTGTCTCCCTCAATCTTTGCGCTGACCAATATCTGATGGCCATTGCCGACCCGGCGCAAATCGCCGCACTGACACATCTGTCACGCGACCGGGCCATGTCCGCCGGGGCCGCCGCCGCGGATCGCTTGCCTGTCATGCGCGGATCGGCGGAGGAGGTTCTTACGCTGAACCCCGATCTGCTGGTCGCATCGCCAAGTCGCCGGATGGAAACCCGCGCGGCATTGAAGGGGCGATATCCCCTGTTGGAATTGCCGTCCGCCAAAAGCTATGCAGACATTGTGCGTCAGGTCAGGGAAATCGCCACCGCCGTTGGCCATGGGGACCGCGGAGAGGCATTGATCCGCAATATGGACGCTTCGCTCGCCCGGCTTCCTCCCAAGCGCCCTCGCGGTGTTGCCGCTTATTATCAGCGCCGGGGTTATCTGACAGGCGCCGGCACACTCGTAGACGATTTGATGGCGCGCATGGGGCTCGTCAATCTTGCGACCCGCCTGGGCAAGCCCGCCTTGTCCCGGATGTCGTTGGAGGAAATGATCGCAGCAAGACCGGACTATATTATCATCGAGGATGCCAGCGACAGGGTGACGGATCTCGGCACCGAAATGCTCCATCACCCCGCGCTGAACGGGATCAAGCGATTGCACCTGCCCCAGGCATGGACGGTATGTGGGGGACCGGCCTATGTCATGGCCGCCCAAAGCCTGGCCCGGCAGCTTGACCGCCATTAA
- the cobO gene encoding cob(I)yrinic acid a,c-diamide adenosyltransferase — MVERTEERHAEKMKKKQAAHDKIVAAKTIEKGLLVVHTGKGKGKTTAALGMVVRAIGHGKKVGVVQFVKGAMATGEKAVFDAFPGHVEFKPMGEGFTWDTQDRARDIAVAREAWEEVKRMIRDPAYDMVLADELNIVLRYDYLPLDEVLEVLGGKPEMTHVIVTGRNAPEALMEAADLVTEMTLIKHPFRSGVKAQAGIEF; from the coding sequence ATGGTTGAACGCACCGAAGAGCGGCACGCCGAGAAGATGAAGAAGAAGCAGGCCGCGCATGACAAGATCGTCGCCGCCAAGACGATCGAGAAAGGCCTGCTGGTCGTCCACACCGGCAAAGGCAAGGGCAAGACGACGGCGGCGCTCGGCATGGTCGTGCGCGCCATTGGTCACGGCAAGAAGGTTGGCGTGGTCCAGTTCGTCAAGGGCGCGATGGCGACCGGGGAGAAGGCTGTATTCGACGCCTTCCCGGGGCATGTGGAATTCAAGCCGATGGGCGAGGGGTTCACCTGGGACACGCAGGACCGCGCCCGCGACATCGCCGTTGCGCGTGAGGCGTGGGAAGAGGTCAAGCGCATGATCCGCGACCCGGCCTATGATATGGTGCTGGCCGATGAACTCAACATCGTCCTGCGCTACGATTATCTGCCGCTTGACGAGGTTCTGGAGGTGCTTGGCGGGAAGCCGGAGATGACCCACGTCATCGTGACCGGCCGCAATGCGCCCGAAGCCCTGATGGAGGCTGCCGATCTCGTGACGGAGATGACCCTGATCAAGCACCCCTTTCGCAGCGGCGTGAAGGCGCAGGCCGGAATCGAATTTTAA
- the cobN gene encoding cobaltochelatase subunit CobN: protein MHLLAATPGTVSNGDEAIDLGQSPGEIIVLTVADSELACFAKAASMLGDEAPSIRLANLLQLKHPYSVDLYVEKVIAHARFLCVVLLGGKAYWPYGVDEIARVAREKGIAFAAIADGREPDPSLDAASTVPREVSERLRDYLRQGGVANAVSFLRHAARLIGRDIGPPDDPVPVADAGLYLAGVERPTLDDVRAGWTDGRPVALLCFYRALMMAGTLDAVDALVAALASRGLNVLAVHVRALREPFAIDWLRGLIAAIKPDIIVNATSFAASSPGESRVAGILEDADCPILQTVFAGVEQGNWADSPRGLGPRDLAMNVALPEVDGRLFTRAVAFKAVERFDERTQCGIVVPRVAPDRVAFVADLAANWAALRRTPVPERRVALVLANYPNRDGRIGNGVGLDTPASAAAILTALREAGYSVGDAPEDGAALMAVMMGGVTNAPISMDRQHEVSLPLADYHVAFDALPGEVRDAVTEQWGAPQDDPFVRDGAFHLPVHRFDHVVVAVQPARGYHVDPKATYHDPALVPPHAYLAFHFWLHRAFGAQAVVHVGKHGNLEWLPGKALALSGTCFPEICAGPVPQLYPFIVNDPGEGTQAKRRIGAAIIDHLTPPLTRAESYGPLKALEVLVDEYYLAAGMDPRRINHLRMEILDLARSQGLDADAGAVGDGDAALAALDNYLCELKEMQIRDGLHIFTRSPEGRLRADLLIALSRTPRGHDHAGQASLLRAMADDLALGFDPLDCAMGEAWTGPKPDRLARMSDAHWRTKGDTIERLELLAVTLVDGALPTGPASAAVMRSVLGDLALRVDACGAAEKSALLAGLDGRFIMPGPSGAPTRGRPDVLPTGRNFYSVDTRSVPTATAWELGRRSAQLLIDDYLQREGEYPKAMALSAWGTANMRTGGDDIAQALALMGVRPRWDWTSGRVIGFEVMKLAEIDRPRVDVTFRVSGFFRDAFPEQIDLLDSAARAVMALDEPQEDNPAAARHRAETARLIDEGNDAKAAALRAGFRIFGSKPGAYGAGLQAMIDEKIWHDRADLANVYLDWGSYAYGAGVEGDAERELFTARLTEADAVVQNQDNREHDLLDSDDYYQFEGGIASAVEHLSGKRPRAYHNDHSRPERPVIRTLEDEIGRVVRARVTNPKWIAGVMRHGYKGAFEIAASVDYLFAFAATTHAVRDHHFDAVHAAFIEDEAVRAFMAEANPAALRETAARLAEALERGMWKPRSNSAGLLLANLAGA, encoded by the coding sequence ATGCACCTGCTGGCCGCCACGCCGGGAACCGTCTCCAATGGCGATGAGGCGATCGACCTTGGGCAATCGCCCGGCGAGATCATAGTCCTGACGGTGGCGGACAGCGAACTGGCCTGCTTCGCCAAGGCGGCGTCCATGCTCGGTGACGAGGCGCCGTCGATCCGGCTCGCCAACCTGTTGCAGCTCAAGCATCCCTATTCGGTCGATCTCTATGTCGAAAAGGTGATCGCCCACGCCCGCTTCCTGTGCGTCGTCCTGTTGGGAGGCAAGGCTTACTGGCCCTATGGCGTCGACGAGATCGCACGGGTCGCGCGTGAGAAAGGGATCGCCTTTGCCGCCATCGCCGATGGGCGCGAACCCGATCCGTCACTCGATGCCGCCTCCACGGTGCCCCGGGAGGTCAGCGAAAGACTGCGGGATTATCTGCGCCAGGGCGGCGTCGCCAATGCCGTCAGCTTCCTGCGCCATGCCGCGCGGCTGATCGGCCGCGACATCGGTCCGCCCGATGATCCCGTGCCCGTTGCCGACGCAGGGCTTTATCTTGCGGGTGTCGAACGTCCGACGCTGGACGATGTGCGGGCGGGCTGGACCGACGGACGGCCGGTGGCGTTGCTCTGCTTCTATCGTGCGCTGATGATGGCGGGCACGCTCGATGCCGTCGATGCCCTGGTGGCCGCGCTGGCGAGCCGGGGGCTGAACGTCCTTGCGGTCCATGTCCGGGCACTGCGCGAACCCTTCGCGATCGACTGGCTGCGGGGCCTTATCGCGGCGATAAAGCCCGACATCATTGTGAACGCAACCTCTTTCGCGGCCTCGTCGCCCGGCGAAAGTCGTGTCGCAGGCATCCTCGAAGATGCCGACTGCCCTATCCTCCAAACGGTGTTCGCCGGTGTGGAGCAAGGCAATTGGGCCGACAGTCCCCGGGGTTTGGGGCCCCGCGATCTCGCCATGAATGTCGCGCTGCCCGAGGTGGACGGCCGCCTCTTCACCCGCGCTGTCGCCTTCAAGGCGGTCGAGCGGTTCGATGAAAGGACGCAATGCGGCATCGTGGTGCCGCGGGTCGCGCCCGACCGCGTGGCTTTCGTCGCCGATCTTGCAGCCAACTGGGCCGCCCTGCGGCGCACGCCCGTGCCGGAGCGGCGCGTCGCGCTGGTCCTTGCCAACTATCCCAATCGCGACGGCCGGATCGGCAATGGCGTCGGCCTCGACACGCCCGCCAGCGCGGCCGCCATCCTCACGGCGCTTCGAGAAGCCGGATATAGCGTCGGTGACGCTCCGGAAGACGGCGCGGCGCTGATGGCGGTCATGATGGGTGGCGTGACCAATGCGCCCATATCAATGGATCGTCAGCACGAAGTCAGTCTGCCGCTCGCCGATTATCATGTTGCGTTCGACGCTCTGCCCGGTGAGGTCCGCGATGCCGTGACAGAGCAGTGGGGCGCCCCGCAGGACGACCCCTTCGTCCGCGATGGCGCCTTTCATCTGCCCGTTCATCGCTTCGATCATGTCGTCGTCGCGGTGCAACCGGCGCGCGGTTACCATGTCGATCCCAAGGCGACTTATCATGACCCGGCGCTGGTGCCGCCGCACGCTTATCTCGCCTTCCACTTCTGGCTCCATCGCGCATTTGGCGCGCAAGCCGTCGTTCATGTCGGCAAGCATGGCAATCTCGAATGGCTGCCCGGCAAGGCGCTGGCGCTGTCGGGCACCTGTTTCCCTGAAATCTGCGCCGGTCCGGTGCCGCAGCTCTATCCCTTCATCGTCAATGATCCGGGTGAAGGCACGCAGGCGAAACGCCGGATCGGCGCCGCCATCATTGATCATCTGACGCCGCCCCTGACCCGCGCCGAAAGCTATGGCCCGCTCAAGGCGCTGGAGGTGCTGGTCGATGAATATTATCTCGCCGCCGGGATGGACCCACGGCGGATCAACCATCTCAGGATGGAAATCCTCGATCTTGCCCGGTCGCAAGGCCTCGATGCGGACGCGGGCGCCGTGGGCGACGGTGACGCAGCGCTCGCGGCGCTCGACAATTATCTGTGCGAACTGAAGGAAATGCAGATCCGTGACGGGTTGCATATCTTTACCCGGTCGCCGGAGGGGCGGCTGCGCGCCGACCTTCTCATCGCCCTGTCGCGAACGCCGCGCGGTCATGATCATGCAGGACAGGCATCGTTGCTTCGTGCGATGGCGGATGATCTGGCGCTTGGTTTCGATCCGCTGGATTGCGCCATGGGCGAGGCTTGGACCGGCCCCAAACCGGATAGATTGGCGCGCATGTCCGACGCCCACTGGCGCACGAAGGGCGATACGATCGAGCGCCTCGAACTGCTCGCCGTAACGTTGGTGGACGGTGCGCTGCCAACGGGTCCGGCGTCGGCGGCGGTCATGCGGTCGGTGCTTGGCGATCTGGCGCTGCGCGTCGATGCCTGTGGCGCGGCCGAGAAATCGGCGTTGCTGGCGGGCCTGGACGGGCGCTTTATCATGCCCGGCCCCTCCGGCGCGCCGACACGCGGGCGGCCCGATGTCCTGCCGACGGGGCGCAATTTCTATTCGGTGGACACTCGTTCGGTCCCCACCGCCACCGCCTGGGAACTGGGCCGCCGCTCCGCGCAATTGTTGATCGACGATTATCTCCAGCGCGAGGGAGAATATCCCAAGGCCATGGCGCTGTCCGCCTGGGGTACGGCGAACATGCGAACCGGCGGCGACGACATCGCCCAGGCGCTGGCTCTCATGGGCGTGCGCCCGCGCTGGGACTGGACGTCGGGCCGCGTGATCGGTTTTGAGGTCATGAAGCTGGCCGAGATCGATCGCCCCCGCGTCGACGTCACCTTCCGCGTTTCGGGTTTCTTTCGCGATGCCTTTCCCGAGCAGATCGACCTGCTCGATTCGGCGGCGCGCGCGGTCATGGCGCTGGACGAACCGCAGGAGGATAATCCTGCCGCCGCCCGTCATCGCGCCGAGACCGCGCGCCTGATCGATGAAGGGAATGACGCGAAGGCGGCCGCTCTGCGCGCCGGTTTCCGCATATTCGGGTCGAAGCCCGGTGCCTATGGCGCGGGCCTCCAGGCGATGATCGACGAGAAAATCTGGCATGATCGGGCGGACCTCGCCAATGTCTATCTCGACTGGGGCAGCTATGCCTATGGTGCGGGCGTCGAGGGCGATGCGGAGCGCGAACTGTTCACCGCGCGTCTGACTGAGGCCGATGCCGTTGTGCAGAATCAGGACAATCGTGAACACGACCTGCTCGACAGCGATGATTATTACCAGTTCGAAGGTGGCATCGCCTCGGCGGTGGAGCATCTCTCGGGCAAGCGTCCGCGCGCCTATCACAACGATCACAGCCGTCCGGAACGCCCGGTAATCCGGACGCTGGAGGACGAAATCGGCCGTGTCGTTCGCGCCCGCGTCACAAATCCCAAATGGATCGCCGGCGTCATGCGCCACGGCTACAAGGGCGCGTTCGAGATCGCCGCGTCGGTGGATTACCTCTTCGCTTTCGCCGCGACGACCCATGCGGTCCGCGACCATCATTTCGACGCCGTCCACGCCGCCTTTATCGAAGATGAGGCGGTGCGCGCCTTCATGGCGGAGGCCAATCCCGCGGCCCTTCGCGAAACCGCGGCCCGGCTCGCCGAGGCGCTGGAGCGCGGCATGTGGAAACCCAGATCCAACAGCGCGGGCCTGTTGCTCGCCAACCTTGCAGGAGCATGA
- the cobW gene encoding cobalamin biosynthesis protein CobW — protein sequence MSKIPTTVITGFLGAGKTTLIHHLLQNAKGRRLALIVNEFGDVGVDGELLRGCNEEACPEDDIVELANGCICCTVADDFLPTMQKLLDRPSPPEHIIIETSGLALPKPLVKAFQWPDIRTRATVDGVVALIDADAVAAGRFATDETALALARAADPSLDHDSPLEELYEDQLACADLVILNKSDLVDDDTLSRIESDISCDTRDGVKIVRADHGAVDASILLGLFAGAENDLEARPSHHDAEPDHDHDDFDSFVVRGGEVASIDPLLAAMTPLIAAHDILRVKGIIAIEGRPARMVIQAVGPRIQHHFDRAWKPEEARISQLVVIGQKGLDQAAIENALAAVLL from the coding sequence TTGAGCAAGATACCCACCACGGTCATCACCGGTTTTCTGGGCGCGGGCAAGACCACGCTCATCCACCATCTCCTCCAGAATGCGAAGGGCCGCAGGCTGGCGCTGATCGTCAATGAGTTTGGCGATGTCGGGGTCGATGGCGAATTGCTGCGCGGCTGCAATGAGGAAGCCTGCCCGGAGGATGACATTGTAGAGCTGGCCAATGGCTGCATCTGCTGCACCGTCGCCGACGATTTTCTTCCGACCATGCAAAAGCTGCTCGACCGGCCCAGCCCGCCCGAACATATCATCATCGAAACATCGGGTCTCGCATTGCCCAAGCCGCTGGTGAAGGCTTTCCAATGGCCCGACATCCGAACTCGCGCGACCGTGGACGGCGTGGTGGCGCTCATCGACGCCGATGCCGTCGCCGCCGGCCGGTTCGCGACCGACGAAACGGCACTGGCCCTCGCCCGCGCTGCCGATCCGTCACTCGATCATGACAGCCCGCTGGAGGAACTGTACGAGGATCAACTCGCCTGCGCCGATCTCGTCATTCTCAACAAGTCCGACCTGGTCGATGACGATACGCTGAGCCGGATCGAGAGCGATATATCGTGCGACACCCGCGACGGCGTGAAGATCGTGCGGGCCGATCATGGCGCGGTCGATGCCAGCATATTGCTCGGACTGTTCGCTGGCGCCGAGAATGATCTGGAGGCCCGTCCATCGCATCACGATGCCGAGCCGGACCACGATCATGACGATTTCGATAGCTTCGTCGTCAGGGGCGGCGAGGTCGCCAGCATCGATCCGCTTCTCGCGGCCATGACGCCCCTGATCGCAGCTCACGACATCCTGCGCGTCAAGGGCATTATCGCGATTGAAGGCCGTCCGGCACGGATGGTGATCCAGGCGGTAGGCCCGCGTATTCAGCACCATTTCGACCGCGCGTGGAAGCCGGAAGAGGCGCGCATTTCACAGTTGGTCGTGATCGGCCAGAAGGGCCTCGACCAAGCCGCCATCGAAAACGCTCTGGCGGCGGTGCTCCTCTGA
- a CDS encoding TonB-dependent receptor plug domain-containing protein — protein sequence MNDIILSRLAFAAVLSFTATLAQAETSDDAGGIVVIGKSLEELLPQQLSRYGSDIETVTDKQVRDGGYVDVARALQTVPGLYIMPGSGPFSYVDISLQGSRTQDVLWTADGIRLNNRLYGSTSPNDTLPASMIERIEVLKGGESLFYGTQAAAGVINVVTRGFTDAFNGQVNGSVDSRSGVNLDGYARGSIGDHKFVVYASRNQAEGYRPYSVMQPSATDRKRGYRLWSVGGKYQFDFTPDLRLNLQYQHTEAKLDNLSASRVNTSRNDRNEEIASARLDYTGSDTIQFFLKGYFHDWKTAYVQILNPIPAGPPIVVYPAGTFWGYQDYGGSAVVKLHPHRGLEYLIGYDFQNFNGRDDVLLIGKTSEQVHAGILQVRTTDEISDRGRIAAGARYNESGGAKKTIWNVSGRFDISDTLYVEGIGGTSFILPDASSLYGIDPCCEIGNPNLRPEQSLNINLTVGGVFPLAGGALYWKTTYFQRRITNLIDTYYGDPAFPNGTFINVDTRVKVRGAEFQIDATLAQTWHINASYTYTRARDGDSTTQRDRTPRQYAKGAIAYAPEDLPFGANVAVNWVGDAYSSPFGFPRQNYGNYATLDIGAHLYVDGAARRHRFGVNVENATGKEYATRGLGSAPADAGGRFLYFLRGVPRTLRVSYGLSF from the coding sequence TTGAATGATATCATCCTATCGCGGCTGGCTTTTGCCGCGGTTCTTTCTTTCACCGCGACACTGGCGCAGGCCGAAACCAGCGACGATGCGGGCGGCATCGTCGTTATTGGCAAGAGCCTGGAAGAGCTGCTGCCCCAGCAACTGTCCCGCTATGGCAGCGATATCGAGACTGTTACGGACAAGCAGGTGCGCGACGGCGGATATGTCGATGTTGCGCGCGCGCTGCAGACGGTGCCGGGTCTCTATATCATGCCGGGTTCCGGGCCGTTCAGCTATGTCGATATCTCACTCCAGGGGTCGCGCACGCAGGACGTGCTGTGGACGGCCGACGGCATCCGCCTGAACAACCGGCTTTATGGCAGCACCTCGCCCAACGACACGCTGCCCGCCAGCATGATCGAGCGCATCGAGGTGCTGAAGGGTGGCGAGAGCCTCTTCTACGGCACGCAGGCGGCGGCTGGCGTCATCAATGTCGTGACGCGCGGCTTCACCGATGCCTTCAACGGACAGGTGAATGGCAGCGTCGACAGTCGCTCCGGCGTCAATCTCGACGGCTATGCGCGGGGCAGCATCGGCGATCACAAGTTCGTGGTCTATGCCTCCCGCAACCAGGCGGAAGGGTATCGCCCCTACAGCGTCATGCAGCCCAGCGCGACCGACCGGAAGCGCGGCTATCGCCTGTGGTCGGTAGGCGGCAAATATCAGTTCGATTTCACGCCAGACCTGCGTCTCAACCTGCAATATCAGCACACGGAAGCGAAACTCGACAATCTGAGCGCCTCGCGCGTCAACACAAGCCGCAACGACCGCAATGAAGAGATTGCGAGCGCTCGCCTCGATTATACCGGAAGCGACACGATCCAGTTCTTCCTCAAGGGCTATTTTCACGACTGGAAAACGGCCTATGTCCAGATACTCAATCCCATTCCAGCCGGGCCGCCGATCGTGGTTTATCCGGCTGGCACCTTCTGGGGCTATCAGGACTATGGCGGCAGCGCGGTCGTAAAACTGCATCCGCATCGCGGCCTTGAATATCTGATCGGCTATGATTTCCAGAATTTCAACGGCCGCGACGACGTGTTGCTGATCGGCAAGACCAGCGAACAGGTGCATGCCGGCATCCTTCAGGTCCGTACCACCGATGAAATCAGTGACCGAGGCCGGATCGCGGCTGGAGCGCGCTATAATGAAAGCGGCGGTGCGAAGAAGACGATCTGGAACGTCAGCGGCCGTTTCGACATCAGCGACACCCTCTATGTCGAGGGCATTGGCGGCACATCCTTCATCCTGCCTGATGCATCGTCGCTCTATGGCATCGACCCGTGCTGTGAGATCGGCAATCCGAACCTGAGGCCGGAGCAGAGCCTGAACATCAATCTGACCGTAGGTGGAGTTTTTCCGCTGGCGGGTGGTGCGCTCTACTGGAAGACGACCTATTTCCAGCGCAGGATCACGAACCTCATCGACACATATTATGGTGATCCAGCCTTTCCCAATGGCACGTTCATCAATGTCGATACCCGCGTGAAGGTGCGCGGCGCCGAGTTCCAGATCGACGCGACGCTGGCGCAGACCTGGCATATCAATGCGAGCTATACCTATACCCGGGCTCGCGACGGAGATTCGACAACCCAGCGCGACAGAACGCCCCGGCAATATGCCAAGGGCGCTATTGCCTATGCGCCGGAAGACCTGCCCTTCGGCGCCAATGTCGCGGTGAACTGGGTCGGCGACGCCTATTCCTCGCCCTTTGGCTTCCCGCGCCAGAACTATGGCAATTACGCGACCCTCGACATCGGCGCGCATCTTTATGTCGACGGCGCGGCGCGGCGGCATCGCTTCGGCGTGAATGTGGAAAACGCCACCGGCAAAGAATATGCGACGCGCGGTTTGGGATCGGCTCCCGCCGATGCGGGCGGGCGCTTTCTTTATTTCCTGCGCGGCGTGCCCCGGACGCTCCGGGTCAGTTACGGCCTGAGTTTCTAA